The following DNA comes from Candidatus Binatia bacterium.
TGAAAATATCGCCGATGACGGTTCCCGGCGGCTGAATCTCGATCCTCTTATCCGCTTGAATGTCGGCGGTCACTTTGCCGCGGATCACGGCGGAAGTCGCGCTGATTTTTCCCTTGATTACGGCGTTTTCCCCGATCGTCACGTTGCCGTGGACCAGGACTTCGCCGTCGATCTCTCCTTCGATCGTCGTCGGCCCCTCGAATAAAAGCCGGCCGCTCACTTTCGTTCCGGGACCCAGATAGCCGCCCGATTCGCCCCCGCGCCTGATTGTCTCAGCCATAAAATACCCCTCTTCGGTTTGAGGCCATTTTTAATCCAGGCGTGCACGTTTGTCCAGGATCTTTTCATTCACCGCGGAGACACAGAGGTCGCATGGTTCGACCCTTCGGCTTCGCTCAGGGCAGGCTCCCTCGACCGCGCCTTTAGTCCCGAGCTTGTCGAGGG
Coding sequences within:
- a CDS encoding polymer-forming cytoskeletal protein; translated protein: MAETIRRGGESGGYLGPGTKVSGRLLFEGPTTIEGEIDGEVLVHGNVTIGENAVIKGKISATSAVIRGKVTADIQADKRIEIQPPGTVIGDIFTESLVIGDGAILEGHCNMRKEKEGKVLPLLRQDAGGRKSEES